In Hypanus sabinus isolate sHypSab1 unplaced genomic scaffold, sHypSab1.hap1 scaffold_238, whole genome shotgun sequence, one genomic interval encodes:
- the LOC132387940 gene encoding zinc finger protein 229-like, with amino-acid sequence MAHQRVHTGDKPFTCSDCGKRFIHSSSLQRHQRVHTGEKPFICSECGKGFTDSSSLQRHQRVHTGEKPFTCSECGKRFTQSSTLQRHQRVHTSVRPFTCTICGKRFTQSSTLLSHQRVHTGERPFTCSECGKGFIDSSTLQSHQRVHTGEKPFICSECGKGFIDSSSLQRHQRVHTGERPFTCSECGKGFTQLSNLLSHQRVHTGERPFACSDCGKRFTHSSTVLSHQRVHTGERPFICSVCGKRFTRSSELQSHQRVHIREKPFTCSFCGKGFTKSSTLQSHQRVHTGERPFTCSVCGKRFTQSSNLQTHQRVHTGEKPFTCSECGKRFTRSSTLQRHQQVHTGEKPFICS; translated from the coding sequence atggctcatcagcgagttcacacaggggataagccgttcacctgctcagattgtgggaagagattcattcattcatccagcctacagagacatcagcgagttcacactggggagaagccgttcatctgctcagaatgtgggaagggattcactgattcatccagcctacagagacatcagcgagttcacactggggagaagccgttcacctgctcagaatgtgggaagagattcactcagtcatccaccctacagagacatcagcgagttcacactagtgtgaggccgttcacctgcacaatctgtgggaagagattcacacagtcatccaccctactgagtcatcagcgagttcacactggggagaggccgttcacctgctcagaatgtgggaagggattcattgattcatccaccctacagagtcatcagcgagttcacaccggggagaagccattcatctgctcagaatgtgggaagggattcattgattcatccagcctacagagacatcagcgagttcacactggggagaggccattcacctgctcagaatgtgggaagggattcactcagttatccaacctactgagtcatcagcgagttcacactggagagaggccattcgcctgctcagactgtgggaagagattcactcattcatccaccgtactgagtcatcagcgagttcacactggggagaggccgttcatctgctcagtctgtgggaagagattcactcggtcatccgaactacagagtcaccaacgagttcacattagggagaagccgttcacttgttcattctgtgggaagggattcactaagtcatccacactacagagtcaccagcgagttcacactggagagaggccgttcacctgctcagtctgtgggaagagattcactcagtcatccaacctacagactcatcagcgagttcacactggggagaagccgtttacctgctcagaatgcgggaagagattcactcgctcttccaccctacagagacatcagcaagttcacaccggggagaagccgttcatctgttcATAa